ATGCCTCACCTCGCCCGACGGTGAAGGGCAGCGCCCCCGCGTCGTACTCCTCGGCGGCGATCAGGATCGGTTCGGACTGATCGGTCTCGATCAACACGGGTGCGCCGTACGACACCTGCAGCGCCCGTGCGCCGAGGATGCGGGCCTTCTCGTAGCGGCTGAACTGGGTCGTCATTGGTAGGGAGCCACCACGTCGACGAGGTCGGTGTGACTGACGAG
Above is a window of Halalkalicoccus subterraneus DNA encoding:
- a CDS encoding DNA-directed RNA polymerase subunit K, producing MTTQFSRYEKARILGARALQVSYGAPVLIETDQSEPILIAAEEYDAGALPFTVGRGEA